In Solirubrobacterales bacterium, the following are encoded in one genomic region:
- the dxr gene encoding 1-deoxy-D-xylulose-5-phosphate reductoisomerase yields MKKVVILGATGSIGEQALEVVSRSDELAVAGLAAASNWQRLVEQAGDHGVPAVALAEPDAALQAEGAWKGRVLVGEAGVRELIVTAEADLVLNGMVGSAGLGPTIVALSEGVDVALANKESLVVGGELVTALAEATDARIIPVDSEHSALFQLVNAEPPGHVERLVLTASGGPLRGRSNLSDVTPEEALAHPTWQMGGRITIDSATLINKGFELIEAHHLFGLGYERMEVAVHPQSIVHALVHLNDGASFAHLGLPDMRVPISYALHYPERPDVDVPTLDLAAVGELTFEKPDLETFPCLRLAREAGEAGGTAPCILNAADEVAVEAFLEGRVPFTMIAEVVERTLEALPATTPGHFEDLYGADAAARDHAQALIDGAGVL; encoded by the coding sequence ATGAAGAAGGTCGTGATCCTCGGAGCCACCGGCTCGATCGGGGAGCAGGCGCTGGAGGTCGTCTCCAGGTCGGATGAGCTCGCCGTCGCCGGGCTGGCGGCCGCCTCCAACTGGCAGCGGCTCGTCGAGCAGGCTGGGGATCATGGCGTGCCCGCTGTCGCTCTCGCCGAGCCGGACGCAGCCCTGCAGGCCGAGGGGGCGTGGAAGGGCCGCGTCCTCGTGGGCGAGGCGGGGGTCCGCGAGCTGATCGTGACCGCCGAGGCCGACTTGGTCTTGAACGGGATGGTCGGTTCGGCCGGCCTCGGCCCGACCATCGTCGCGCTCAGCGAGGGGGTCGACGTCGCCCTCGCCAACAAGGAGAGCCTGGTGGTGGGGGGTGAGCTGGTGACGGCGCTGGCCGAGGCCACCGACGCGCGGATCATCCCGGTCGACTCCGAGCACTCGGCGCTGTTCCAGCTGGTGAACGCTGAGCCACCCGGCCACGTCGAGCGCCTGGTCCTGACCGCTTCGGGGGGTCCGCTGCGCGGGCGCAGCAACCTGTCCGACGTGACGCCGGAGGAGGCGCTCGCCCACCCCACCTGGCAGATGGGGGGGAGGATCACGATCGACTCGGCCACGCTGATCAACAAGGGATTCGAGCTGATCGAGGCGCACCATCTGTTCGGGCTCGGCTACGAGCGGATGGAGGTCGCGGTCCACCCACAGTCGATCGTCCACGCCCTGGTCCACCTCAACGACGGCGCATCGTTCGCGCATCTCGGCCTTCCGGACATGCGGGTGCCGATCTCCTACGCGCTGCACTATCCGGAGCGCCCAGACGTCGACGTTCCCACCCTCGACCTTGCCGCGGTGGGCGAGCTGACCTTCGAGAAGCCCGACCTGGAGACGTTCCCCTGCCTGCGCCTGGCGCGCGAGGCCGGCGAAGCGGGGGGGACCGCTCCCTGCATCCTCAACGCCGCCGACGAGGTGGCCGTGGAGGCATTCCTCGAGGGCAGGGTCCCCTTCACGATGATCGCCGAGGTGGTGGAGCGCACGCTCGAGGCCCTGCCGGCGACCACGCCCGGACACTTCGAGGATCTCTACGGGGCCGATGCCGCCGCTCGCGACCATGCCCAGGCCCTGATCGACGGCGCAGGAGTGTTGTGA
- a CDS encoding M50 family metallopeptidase, which yields MSYVLAAAGFAALIILHELGHFTAAKAVGMRVERFYLFFPPAIAKVRRGETEYGIGAIPLGGFVKISGMNPDEELPPEVAHRAYYRQPVWKRIVTIAAGPAVNLLIAFVLLFGLAFGAQQVNDTVGGVEAGLPAAAHLQPGDRILAVDGKSFPDASANQRVDRYARLISDHKCPGEPSNGCRAKTPVKLTIERDGRTRTLAIKPEYDSANKRTRIGFSFGSRPVDPDVLEAAGDSARFMWEVTSQTVGVIARLFDPQERKQLSGVVGGYEVTRQAIGFGAREALTLIAVVSLSLGIINLFPFLPLDGGHIFWSLVEKVRGRPVSFSVMERAGAIGFLLVMLLFAVGLSNDIGRLTGEGFNVR from the coding sequence ATGAGCTACGTGCTGGCCGCCGCCGGCTTTGCGGCGCTGATCATCCTGCACGAGCTTGGACACTTCACGGCCGCCAAGGCCGTGGGGATGCGGGTGGAGCGCTTCTACCTGTTCTTTCCGCCCGCGATCGCGAAGGTCCGGCGCGGAGAGACCGAATACGGGATCGGCGCCATCCCGCTCGGCGGCTTCGTGAAGATCAGCGGCATGAACCCGGATGAGGAACTGCCGCCGGAGGTCGCCCACCGTGCCTACTACCGCCAGCCGGTCTGGAAGCGGATCGTCACGATCGCCGCCGGTCCCGCGGTGAACCTGCTGATTGCCTTCGTGTTGCTGTTCGGGCTGGCCTTCGGCGCTCAGCAGGTGAACGACACGGTCGGGGGTGTGGAAGCCGGGCTGCCGGCGGCGGCGCACCTTCAACCAGGCGACCGCATCCTGGCGGTGGACGGCAAGAGCTTTCCCGACGCCTCCGCGAACCAACGTGTCGATCGGTACGCCCGGCTGATCTCTGATCACAAGTGCCCAGGCGAGCCCAGCAACGGCTGCCGGGCCAAGACCCCGGTGAAGCTGACGATCGAGCGAGACGGCCGGACCCGCACCCTGGCCATCAAGCCGGAGTACGACTCCGCGAACAAGCGAACGCGGATCGGTTTCTCGTTTGGCTCGCGGCCGGTCGACCCCGATGTGCTGGAGGCGGCCGGCGACTCAGCGCGCTTCATGTGGGAGGTGACCAGCCAGACGGTCGGGGTGATCGCTCGCCTCTTCGACCCGCAGGAGCGAAAGCAACTCTCGGGCGTGGTGGGGGGCTACGAGGTCACGCGCCAGGCGATCGGGTTCGGAGCGCGTGAGGCGCTGACGCTGATCGCCGTGGTCAGCCTCTCGCTTGGCATCATCAACCTGTTCCCGTTTCTGCCTCTGGACGGCGGCCATATCTTCTGGAGCCTGGTGGAGAAGGTCCGTGGGCGTCCCGTCTCGTTCAGCGTCATGGAGCGCGCGGGGGCAATCGGATTTCTGCTCGTGATGCTCCTGTTCGCGGTCGGCCTCTCGAATGACATCGGCAGGCTGACCGGCGAGGGGTTCAACGTCCGCTGA
- a CDS encoding long-chain fatty acid--CoA ligase produces MGVETVVRSTERPAGLDSRTACEAFQATAAAHPDRPAIRTRGDEFTCTWGEYAARVEAIATGLAARGVRRGDSVALMLVNRPEFHFADAAVMHLGATPFSIYNTYTEEQIAHLVRDSASRVVITEQAHAGKILAARDAIDGLEEVVLVDGEPPDGAISLDQLAREEVGGFDFEATWRAVQPTDVLTLIYTSGTTGPPKGVQITHANICETVRSYDELIQFPDGGRIVSYLPMAHVAERNVSHYLPMLCGFTITCCPDPRAVMEYMPEVRPTWFFAVPRIWEKLKAGLEQMLAAAPEKERLVTQEALGAALEKVRLEQRGEEVPDDLASRVSKADELIFSKLRTHLGLDQVEACNVGAAPTPPEVIEFFHALGIPLSELWGMSETTGAGTCNPPERIKIGTIGPPAPGVEVKLAEDGEIMIKGPVVMKGYRNLPEKTAEAFTDDGFLLTGDIGEFDQEGYLRIVDRKKELIITAAGKNLSPANIEARLKQVPLVSQAVAIGDGRKYISALLTLDAEAAGAWAREHGVDPEPAALASSDELVAEVQRGVDVANGELARVEQVKRFVILPADWEPGGDELTPTMKLKRKPITEKYTSQIESLYDA; encoded by the coding sequence ATGGGAGTGGAGACAGTCGTGAGGAGCACCGAGCGGCCCGCCGGGTTGGACTCCCGGACGGCATGTGAGGCGTTCCAGGCAACCGCGGCGGCGCATCCCGACAGGCCTGCGATCCGCACCAGGGGCGACGAGTTCACGTGCACCTGGGGGGAGTACGCCGCCCGGGTAGAGGCGATCGCCACCGGGCTTGCCGCACGCGGCGTGCGCCGGGGCGACTCGGTCGCCCTGATGCTCGTCAACCGGCCCGAGTTCCATTTCGCCGACGCCGCGGTGATGCATCTCGGGGCGACCCCGTTCTCGATCTACAACACGTACACGGAGGAGCAGATCGCCCACCTGGTTCGCGACTCCGCAAGCCGCGTCGTGATCACCGAGCAGGCGCACGCAGGGAAGATCCTGGCCGCACGCGATGCGATCGACGGCCTCGAGGAAGTGGTCCTGGTGGACGGCGAGCCCCCGGACGGGGCGATTTCGCTGGACCAGCTTGCCCGGGAGGAGGTGGGCGGCTTCGACTTCGAGGCCACCTGGCGGGCGGTGCAGCCGACCGACGTGCTCACGCTGATCTACACATCCGGGACCACCGGCCCGCCCAAGGGAGTCCAGATAACCCACGCCAACATCTGCGAGACCGTTCGCTCCTACGACGAGTTGATCCAGTTCCCGGACGGAGGAAGGATCGTCTCGTACCTGCCTATGGCGCATGTCGCCGAACGCAACGTCAGCCACTACCTGCCGATGCTGTGCGGGTTCACCATCACCTGCTGTCCCGACCCCCGCGCGGTGATGGAGTACATGCCCGAGGTGCGACCCACCTGGTTCTTTGCGGTGCCGCGGATCTGGGAGAAGCTGAAGGCCGGGCTCGAGCAGATGCTCGCGGCGGCTCCGGAGAAGGAGCGTTTGGTCACCCAGGAGGCCCTTGGGGCGGCGCTCGAGAAGGTGCGGTTGGAGCAGCGGGGGGAGGAGGTCCCGGACGACCTCGCGAGCCGAGTGTCCAAGGCCGACGAGTTGATCTTCTCGAAGCTTCGCACCCACTTGGGCCTCGACCAGGTGGAGGCCTGCAACGTCGGTGCCGCGCCCACCCCGCCGGAAGTGATCGAGTTCTTCCACGCTCTCGGCATCCCACTCTCGGAGCTCTGGGGGATGTCCGAGACCACCGGCGCCGGGACCTGCAATCCCCCAGAGCGGATCAAGATCGGCACCATCGGGCCGCCCGCGCCCGGCGTGGAGGTGAAGCTCGCCGAGGACGGCGAGATCATGATCAAGGGACCGGTGGTGATGAAGGGCTACCGGAATCTGCCCGAGAAGACCGCCGAGGCCTTCACGGATGACGGCTTCCTGCTCACCGGCGACATCGGCGAGTTCGACCAGGAGGGCTACCTGCGGATCGTCGATCGCAAGAAGGAGCTGATCATCACCGCCGCCGGCAAGAACCTCTCGCCGGCGAACATCGAGGCACGCCTGAAACAGGTGCCGCTGGTCAGCCAGGCGGTTGCGATCGGCGACGGCCGTAAGTACATCAGCGCCCTGCTGACCCTCGATGCCGAGGCTGCGGGTGCATGGGCGCGGGAGCACGGGGTCGACCCCGAACCCGCCGCGCTGGCCTCGAGCGACGAGCTGGTGGCGGAGGTGCAGCGCGGCGTGGACGTCGCCAATGGGGAGCTGGCGCGGGTCGAGCAGGTGAAGCGGTTCGTGATCCTTCCCGCCGACTGGGAGCCGGGCGGCGATGAGCTGACGCCCACCATGAAGCTGAAGCGCAAGCCGATCACCGAGAAGTACACGAGCCAGATCGAGTCGCTCTACGACGCCTGA
- the ispG gene encoding flavodoxin-dependent (E)-4-hydroxy-3-methylbut-2-enyl-diphosphate synthase — translation MASKRQIWVKDVPIGGGAPIAVQTMTKTETANLEATMSQIREVAEAGADLVRVAVPREADVEALKTIVGASPIPVIADIHFNYTLALKAIDAGAHCIRLNPGNIGGPDKVAQVAHKATAAGVPMRIGVNSGSLPKHLHELERSNPVEALAQAAVEFVELMESLDFENFKVSIKSTSVPNTIAANRLLASKIGYPIHLGITEAGTKWSGSLKSAVGLGTLLAEGIGDTVRVSLSTFHAAEEVKVAWEILKALGLRERGPVLIACPTCGRLQFDMDTVVTEIERRLEQYAEPIEVAVLGCAVNGIGEASHADFGITGAKNEGLIFAHGKPLRKVPQAELVDALFEEIDKSLDRGTVDVDDSKAAEGAAWLRRIEDENADELTPERIAAMEAAAAQEEGKDITGEPFLKPVRKGAQLDEETSPVSGRRFTRA, via the coding sequence ATGGCCTCCAAGCGCCAGATCTGGGTGAAGGACGTGCCGATCGGGGGTGGAGCCCCGATCGCCGTGCAGACGATGACCAAGACCGAGACGGCGAACCTCGAGGCGACCATGTCGCAGATCCGCGAGGTCGCCGAGGCCGGCGCCGATCTCGTCCGCGTCGCGGTGCCTCGCGAAGCGGACGTGGAGGCGCTGAAGACGATCGTTGGCGCCTCACCGATCCCGGTGATCGCCGACATCCACTTCAACTACACGCTGGCGCTGAAGGCGATCGACGCCGGCGCTCACTGCATCCGGCTCAACCCGGGCAACATCGGCGGCCCCGACAAGGTGGCCCAGGTGGCCCACAAGGCGACCGCCGCCGGAGTGCCGATGCGGATCGGTGTCAATTCCGGCTCGCTGCCGAAGCACCTGCATGAGCTCGAGCGCTCCAACCCCGTGGAGGCGCTGGCGCAGGCTGCGGTGGAGTTCGTGGAGCTGATGGAGAGCCTCGATTTCGAGAACTTCAAGGTCTCGATCAAGTCGACAAGCGTCCCCAACACGATCGCTGCCAACCGGCTCCTCGCCTCGAAGATCGGCTACCCGATTCACCTCGGGATCACTGAGGCCGGAACGAAATGGTCGGGTTCGCTCAAGTCGGCCGTCGGCCTGGGCACGCTGCTCGCCGAAGGCATCGGCGACACGGTCAGGGTCAGCCTCTCCACCTTTCACGCTGCTGAAGAGGTCAAGGTGGCGTGGGAGATCCTCAAGGCCCTGGGCCTGCGGGAGCGCGGCCCCGTGCTGATCGCGTGCCCAACCTGTGGGCGGCTCCAGTTCGACATGGACACCGTGGTGACCGAGATCGAGCGGCGCCTGGAGCAGTACGCCGAGCCCATCGAGGTAGCGGTGCTCGGCTGCGCCGTGAACGGGATCGGCGAGGCCTCACATGCCGATTTCGGCATCACCGGCGCCAAGAACGAGGGGCTGATCTTCGCTCACGGGAAGCCGTTGCGAAAGGTCCCCCAGGCGGAGCTCGTCGATGCCCTGTTCGAAGAGATCGACAAGTCGCTCGATCGCGGCACGGTGGACGTGGACGATTCCAAGGCCGCCGAGGGCGCTGCGTGGCTGCGGAGGATCGAGGACGAGAACGCCGACGAGCTGACGCCCGAGCGGATTGCCGCCATGGAGGCGGCCGCCGCCCAGGAGGAGGGCAAGGACATCACCGGCGAGCCCTTCCTGAAGCCCGTCCGCAAGGGCGCCCAACTGGACGAGGAGACCTCGCCGGTCTCCGGCCGCCGCTTCACCCGCGCCTAG